A genome region from Dickeya chrysanthemi NCPPB 402 includes the following:
- a CDS encoding TerC family protein: MVTIGTPLLWGSFAVIVVVMLAIDLFYQGKKGSTVMTFKQAAVWSLVWVSLAVLFNAGFWWYLSGTMGREVADAQALAFFTGYLIEKALAVDNVFVWLMLFSYFAIPAQYQRRVLIYGVLGAIILRTIMVFAGSWLVSQFQWLLYLFGAFLLLTGLKMALAKADDTAIGDKPVVRWLRSRLRMTDDLHGEHFFIRQNGLLYATPLFLVLVMVEISDVIFAVDSIPAIFAVTTDPFIVLTSNLFAILGLRAMYFLLAGVAQKFSMLKYGLAVILVFIGIKMMLIDLFHIPVAISLSVVATILLATILINIWVNRRAGR, encoded by the coding sequence ATGGTAACAATAGGTACTCCGCTGCTGTGGGGCAGCTTCGCAGTGATTGTCGTCGTCATGTTGGCGATTGACCTGTTTTATCAGGGCAAAAAAGGCTCTACCGTGATGACATTCAAACAGGCCGCGGTCTGGTCGCTGGTTTGGGTTTCGCTCGCCGTGTTGTTCAACGCCGGTTTCTGGTGGTATCTCAGCGGCACCATGGGTCGTGAAGTGGCGGATGCCCAGGCGCTGGCGTTCTTTACCGGTTACCTGATTGAAAAAGCGCTGGCCGTCGACAACGTGTTCGTCTGGCTGATGCTATTCAGTTATTTTGCCATCCCCGCCCAGTATCAGCGCCGGGTACTGATTTACGGCGTCTTGGGTGCCATCATACTGCGAACCATCATGGTGTTTGCCGGTAGCTGGCTGGTTTCCCAGTTCCAGTGGCTGCTGTACCTGTTTGGCGCGTTCCTGCTGCTCACCGGCCTCAAAATGGCATTGGCGAAAGCGGACGACACCGCCATCGGCGATAAACCGGTGGTCCGCTGGCTGCGTAGCCGCCTGCGAATGACCGACGACCTGCACGGCGAGCACTTCTTTATTCGTCAGAACGGGCTGCTGTACGCCACGCCGCTGTTTCTGGTGCTGGTGATGGTGGAAATCAGCGACGTTATCTTCGCTGTAGACAGCATTCCGGCTATTTTCGCCGTCACCACCGATCCGTTCATTGTGCTGACGTCAAACCTGTTCGCCATTCTGGGGTTACGCGCCATGTATTTCCTGCTGGCGGGCGTCGCGCAGAAGTTCTCTATGCTGAAATACGGGCTGGCGGTAATCCTTGTCTTTATCGGTATCAAGATGATGCTGATCGATCTCTTCCACATTCCCGTCGCCATTTCGCTCAGCGTCGTTGCGACTATCTTGCTGGCGACCATCCTGATCAATATCTGGGTTAACCGTCGCGCCGGACGTTAA
- a CDS encoding coniferyl aldehyde dehydrogenase → MNHFILNNQPVAADVISQHLSRMKAVAAEHLLTVSERISILNRCIVLLRTHQDALCDAYSQDFGYRAPGNTLVSDILGSIEALRHAAQHLEQWVPEEQRTSPFPGTRVVVEYKPLGVVGIISPWNFPLVLTFGPLAGVIAAGNRAMIKPSELAENGSRLLCRLIAEYFSAEEISTLQGGIEASKRFSALPFDHLVFTGSTATGRQIMQAAAENLTPVTLELGGKSPVVVSRGSNLIQAAQRIMTVKTFNAGQICIAPDYVLVHQDDLPTFVEQAKTFLHQRFGTFIDNREYTSVVNARQTARLCTLLDDARALGATLVRASEEEDDLPRGRMVPTFVINPPLTSRIMQEEIFGPLLPVIAYDHLEQCLDLINGMDRPLAAYYFGDDPLEIAQIRHRTLSGALVINDVMTHVLVHDVPFGGVGASGIGAYHGEIGFKRFSHARPVFYQSPGGESNLLMRAPFDDASRRLVAQLINE, encoded by the coding sequence ATGAATCATTTTATTCTCAATAATCAGCCTGTTGCGGCTGATGTTATTTCACAGCACCTTTCCCGAATGAAAGCGGTGGCCGCAGAGCACCTGCTCACTGTCTCCGAGCGTATTTCCATATTAAACCGTTGCATCGTACTGTTAAGAACGCATCAGGACGCGTTATGCGACGCCTACAGTCAGGATTTTGGCTACCGCGCTCCCGGCAACACACTGGTTTCGGATATCCTCGGTTCGATCGAGGCGCTGCGCCATGCGGCGCAGCATCTGGAACAGTGGGTACCTGAGGAGCAACGAACCTCGCCGTTTCCTGGAACGCGAGTAGTCGTCGAATATAAACCGTTGGGGGTGGTCGGTATCATCAGTCCATGGAATTTCCCGCTGGTACTGACGTTTGGCCCGTTAGCGGGCGTTATTGCCGCTGGTAACCGGGCGATGATTAAACCTTCCGAATTAGCCGAAAACGGTAGCCGGTTATTGTGCCGGCTGATCGCTGAGTATTTTAGTGCAGAGGAAATCTCAACGCTACAAGGCGGCATTGAGGCATCGAAGCGGTTTTCAGCGTTGCCGTTCGACCATCTGGTCTTTACCGGCAGCACCGCGACGGGCAGGCAGATAATGCAAGCGGCGGCGGAAAATCTTACCCCGGTAACGTTGGAGCTGGGCGGTAAATCGCCGGTGGTGGTGTCGCGCGGCAGTAATCTCATCCAGGCGGCACAGCGTATCATGACCGTCAAAACCTTTAATGCCGGGCAGATCTGTATCGCTCCAGACTATGTGTTGGTGCATCAGGATGATCTGCCGACGTTCGTTGAACAGGCCAAGACGTTTTTACACCAGCGCTTCGGCACGTTTATCGACAACCGCGAATACACATCGGTGGTGAATGCTCGTCAGACGGCGCGGCTCTGCACACTACTGGACGATGCCCGAGCGTTGGGTGCGACGTTGGTGCGAGCGTCGGAAGAAGAGGACGACCTGCCGCGTGGGCGTATGGTGCCGACATTTGTGATTAACCCGCCGCTGACTTCCCGCATCATGCAGGAGGAGATTTTTGGGCCGTTGCTGCCGGTGATCGCCTACGATCATCTCGAACAGTGCCTGGATCTCATCAATGGGATGGACCGCCCGCTGGCAGCTTATTACTTCGGCGATGATCCGCTGGAGATTGCGCAAATCCGGCATCGAACATTATCCGGCGCGCTGGTTATCAATGACGTGATGACCCATGTGCTGGTGCATGATGTGCCTTTCGGCGGTGTTGGGGCGTCGGGAATCGGGGCTTATCATGGCGAGATTGGCTTTAAACGTTTCTCACATGCGCGGCCGGTGTTCTATCAAAGTCCCGGCGGCGAATCCAATTTGCTGATGCGGGCGCCGTTTGATGACGCGTCTCGTCGGCTGGTAGCTCAATTGATTAATGAGTAG
- the rlmG gene encoding 23S rRNA (guanine(1835)-N(2))-methyltransferase RlmG gives MSQLFLETHSLTLVRYPQSERESSLQAWEAADEYLLRELATLPIGPGPQLIFNDAFGTLACGLQAQAPYCISDSYLSQLATRHNLALNGYAPDSVTLLDSLAPLPDAPALVVLKVPKTLALLEHQLRQLRNVVTSQTVVIAGAKARDIHTSTLQLFEQILGPTRTSLAWKKARLIHCQPQARARDAQDEKPQLTVWPLDDTDSPLHGYRIHNHANVFARSGLDIGARFFMQHLPQQLDGKIVDLGCGNGVIGLTALALNPQAYVSFFDESYMAVASSRRNVEDNRPQDMARSSFVVNHALAGVGPDSQQAVLCNPPFHQQQAITDDIAWQMFLDARRCLTVGGELRIVGNRHLDYFHKLKRLFGNGENVASNAKFVVLRAVKTRN, from the coding sequence ATGAGCCAACTTTTTCTGGAAACACATAGCCTGACGTTGGTCCGTTATCCACAGTCCGAGCGCGAGTCATCGTTGCAGGCATGGGAAGCAGCGGATGAATATCTGCTACGGGAGTTGGCTACGCTGCCGATCGGACCCGGCCCCCAACTGATTTTCAACGACGCGTTCGGTACGCTGGCCTGTGGTTTACAGGCGCAGGCGCCTTATTGCATCAGCGATTCGTATCTCAGCCAATTAGCGACCCGGCACAATTTGGCGCTTAATGGTTACGCGCCGGATTCGGTCACGTTGCTGGACAGCCTGGCGCCGTTGCCGGACGCGCCCGCGCTGGTGGTGTTGAAAGTGCCGAAAACGCTGGCGTTGCTGGAGCATCAGTTGCGTCAACTGCGCAACGTGGTGACGTCGCAAACCGTGGTCATCGCCGGAGCCAAAGCGCGCGATATCCACACCTCCACGCTGCAACTGTTCGAGCAGATTCTGGGGCCGACCCGTACCTCGCTGGCCTGGAAAAAAGCCAGGTTGATTCACTGCCAGCCTCAAGCGCGCGCGAGGGATGCGCAGGATGAAAAACCGCAGCTGACGGTGTGGCCGCTGGACGATACCGATAGCCCCCTTCACGGTTATCGCATTCACAACCATGCCAATGTGTTTGCGCGCAGCGGGCTGGATATCGGCGCACGTTTTTTCATGCAGCATCTGCCGCAGCAACTAGACGGTAAAATTGTCGATCTGGGCTGCGGCAACGGCGTTATCGGTCTGACCGCGCTGGCGTTGAACCCACAGGCGTACGTCAGCTTTTTCGACGAGTCCTATATGGCGGTGGCGTCCAGTCGGCGCAATGTGGAAGACAACCGACCGCAGGACATGGCGCGCAGCAGCTTTGTGGTGAACCATGCGCTGGCGGGCGTCGGGCCGGATAGCCAGCAAGCGGTATTGTGTAATCCACCGTTTCATCAGCAGCAGGCGATAACCGATGATATTGCCTGGCAGATGTTCCTCGATGCGCGCCGCTGCCTGACGGTAGGGGGCGAGTTACGGATTGTCGGCAACCGCCATCTGGACTATTTCCACAAGCTGAAGCGATTGTTCGGCAATGGTGAAAATGTTGCCAGTAATGCGAAATTCGTTGTGTTGCGTGCGGTAAAAACCCGGAATTGA
- the spy gene encoding ATP-independent periplasmic protein-refolding chaperone Spy, whose product MSKLTAIVIASALALGSAGFAYAADTSMPDQGTRMMKHHDGGRGERGMMEENMMFKGLNLTDEQRQKMRDIMENAKKDRTRPSAEERTQWHSLIAADSFDKTKAEAMVNKMAEANKAHMLKRLELHNQMYNVLTPEQKKQFNDNFAKRQQEPVAPKAP is encoded by the coding sequence ATGTCTAAATTAACTGCGATTGTGATTGCCTCTGCACTGGCACTGGGTAGCGCCGGATTTGCCTACGCGGCCGATACGTCTATGCCGGATCAAGGGACGCGCATGATGAAACATCATGACGGCGGGCGCGGTGAGCGCGGCATGATGGAAGAGAATATGATGTTCAAAGGGCTGAATCTGACCGACGAGCAGCGTCAGAAAATGCGCGACATTATGGAGAACGCCAAAAAAGACCGTACACGTCCTTCGGCGGAAGAACGTACGCAATGGCATAGCCTGATTGCTGCCGATAGCTTCGATAAAACCAAAGCCGAAGCGATGGTTAATAAAATGGCCGAAGCCAACAAAGCGCATATGCTGAAACGTCTGGAACTGCATAACCAAATGTACAACGTGCTGACGCCGGAACAGAAAAAACAGTTCAACGACAACTTTGCCAAACGCCAGCAGGAGCCTGTTGCGCCAAAAGCACCGTAA
- the uhpA gene encoding transcriptional regulator UhpA: MITLALIDDHLIVRSGFAQLLGLEPDMQIVGEFGSGRDALVGLPGRGVQVCICDISMPDCSGLELLCQLPKGMAVIMLSVHDSPALIEQALNAGARGFLSKRCSPDELIAAVRTVAGGGCYLTPDIALKLASGRRDPLTRRERQVAEKLAQGMAVKAIAAELGLSPKTVHVHRANLMEKLGVSNDVELARRMFDGW, encoded by the coding sequence ATGATTACCCTTGCCCTGATTGATGATCACCTTATTGTTCGCTCCGGTTTTGCCCAATTGCTGGGGCTTGAGCCCGACATGCAGATAGTGGGCGAGTTCGGTTCCGGGCGCGACGCGCTCGTGGGGTTGCCGGGACGGGGGGTACAGGTCTGTATCTGCGATATCTCGATGCCCGACTGTTCAGGGCTCGAACTGCTCTGTCAACTGCCTAAGGGCATGGCGGTGATTATGCTGTCGGTGCATGACAGCCCGGCGCTGATTGAACAGGCGCTGAACGCCGGGGCGCGCGGCTTTCTCTCCAAGCGCTGTAGCCCGGATGAGCTGATTGCGGCCGTGCGTACGGTGGCGGGCGGCGGCTGTTATCTCACGCCGGATATCGCCCTGAAACTGGCGTCAGGCCGCCGGGATCCGCTGACCCGCCGCGAGCGGCAGGTGGCGGAAAAGCTGGCGCAGGGGATGGCGGTGAAAGCCATCGCCGCTGAGCTGGGATTATCGCCGAAAACGGTCCATGTTCACCGTGCCAACCTGATGGAAAAACTGGGCGTCAGCAATGACGTGGAATTGGCCCGCCGCATGTTTGATGGTTGGTAA
- the apbE gene encoding FAD:protein FMN transferase ApbE produces MASFALKSVLFLGLISVLSACKQEAVVDAARPFTTFEGKTMGTFYSVKISGALPESSRQLQQEIDALLEQANNEISTYRNDSVLSRFNQYAGAQPQPVSNGMADIILAAQRIGRATGGAMDITVGPLVNLWGFGPQKQPVTIPSQQQIDEARRKVGLNHLRLVSNDQGEWLQKDLPGLYVDLSTLGEGYGADLLAQLMTRKGITNYLVSVGGAISSRGVNGQGQPWRVAIQKPTDKENAIQTAVDLHGYGISTSGSYRNYFEQDGKRYSHVIDPATGRPITHQLVSVTVIARTALEADGWDTGLMVLGAEKALKLAEQQGLAVYLITKTDQGFEAVMTPQFKAFLLPTP; encoded by the coding sequence ATGGCGTCTTTCGCCCTAAAATCTGTCCTTTTTCTCGGTCTAATCAGCGTATTGAGCGCTTGTAAGCAAGAGGCGGTAGTGGATGCCGCTCGCCCGTTTACCACGTTTGAAGGTAAAACCATGGGCACCTTTTACAGCGTGAAGATAAGCGGGGCGTTGCCGGAAAGCAGCCGGCAATTGCAACAGGAGATCGATGCTTTGCTGGAGCAGGCGAACAACGAGATTTCCACCTATCGCAACGACTCGGTGTTGTCCCGTTTTAATCAGTACGCCGGGGCACAGCCGCAGCCTGTCAGCAATGGTATGGCGGATATCATTCTGGCCGCACAACGTATCGGCCGGGCAACCGGCGGGGCGATGGATATCACGGTGGGGCCGCTGGTCAATCTGTGGGGATTCGGGCCGCAGAAGCAGCCGGTTACCATCCCCAGCCAGCAGCAGATTGACGAGGCACGGCGTAAAGTCGGGCTGAACCACCTGCGCCTCGTCAGCAATGACCAAGGGGAGTGGTTGCAGAAAGATTTGCCGGGCCTGTATGTGGACCTTTCCACCCTGGGTGAGGGATACGGTGCGGATCTGCTGGCGCAACTGATGACCCGTAAAGGCATTACCAACTATTTGGTTTCCGTCGGCGGGGCGATTTCTAGTCGTGGCGTCAACGGTCAGGGGCAGCCCTGGCGGGTCGCCATTCAGAAACCTACCGACAAGGAAAACGCCATTCAGACGGCGGTTGACCTCCATGGCTACGGCATCAGCACGTCCGGCAGCTATCGCAACTATTTTGAGCAGGATGGCAAACGCTATTCTCATGTCATCGATCCGGCTACCGGCCGGCCGATTACGCATCAGTTGGTTTCCGTTACCGTGATTGCCAGAACCGCACTGGAAGCGGATGGCTGGGATACCGGCTTGATGGTCCTGGGGGCGGAAAAGGCGCTGAAGCTGGCGGAACAGCAAGGGCTGGCGGTTTACCTGATTACTAAAACCGATCAAGGATTCGAGGCAGTGATGACGCCGCAGTTTAAAGCGTTTCTCTTGCCGACGCCGTGA
- the uhpT gene encoding hexose-6-phosphate:phosphate antiporter: MLNFLTQVRQPTLDLPLDVRRKMWFKPFMQSYMVVFIGYLTMYLIRKNFNIAQNDMIGTYGLSMTQLGMIGLGFSITYGVGKTLVSYYADGKNTKQFLPFMLILSAICMLGFSASMGAGSVSLFLMIAFYALSGFFQSTGGSCSYSTITKWTPRRKRGTYLGLWNISHNLGGAGAAGVALFGANYLFDGHVIGMFVFPSIIALIVGLIGLRFGSDSPEAYGLGKAEELFDEAISEEDKEAEDGDMTKWQIFVEYVLKNKVIWLLCFSNVFLYVVRIGIDQWSTVYAYQELKLPKSVAIQGFTLFEAGALVGTLLWGWLSDLANGRRGLVACIALALIIATLGIYQHASNQYVYLSSLFALGFLVFGPQLLIGVAAVGFVPKKAISAADGIKGTFAYLIGDSFAKLGLGMIADGTPIFGLTGWAGTFAALDAAAIGCICLMAMVAVMEERKIRREKRLRQVQAA; encoded by the coding sequence ATGCTCAACTTTTTAACCCAGGTGCGTCAACCGACGCTCGATTTGCCGCTCGATGTGCGGCGCAAAATGTGGTTCAAGCCGTTTATGCAGTCCTATATGGTGGTATTCATCGGCTACCTGACCATGTATTTGATTCGTAAAAACTTCAATATTGCCCAAAACGACATGATCGGCACCTACGGGTTGAGCATGACGCAACTCGGTATGATCGGCCTTGGTTTTTCAATCACCTACGGCGTGGGCAAAACACTGGTGTCCTATTATGCGGACGGCAAAAACACCAAGCAGTTCCTGCCGTTTATGCTGATCCTCTCCGCCATTTGTATGTTGGGTTTTAGCGCCAGCATGGGCGCGGGGTCCGTCAGCCTGTTTTTGATGATCGCCTTTTATGCATTGAGCGGTTTTTTCCAGAGTACCGGCGGGTCATGCAGTTACTCGACGATTACCAAGTGGACGCCACGCCGCAAACGCGGTACCTACCTGGGATTGTGGAATATTTCCCATAACCTCGGCGGCGCCGGTGCAGCGGGTGTCGCGCTGTTTGGCGCTAACTACCTGTTCGACGGCCACGTCATCGGCATGTTTGTTTTCCCATCGATTATTGCGCTGATCGTCGGTTTGATTGGCCTGCGTTTTGGCAGCGATTCGCCGGAAGCCTATGGACTGGGGAAAGCGGAAGAACTGTTTGACGAAGCTATCTCCGAAGAAGACAAAGAGGCGGAAGACGGCGATATGACCAAATGGCAGATCTTCGTCGAGTACGTGCTGAAAAATAAAGTGATCTGGCTGCTGTGCTTCTCCAACGTCTTCCTGTATGTGGTGCGCATCGGTATCGACCAGTGGTCCACGGTGTATGCCTATCAGGAACTGAAACTGCCTAAATCGGTTGCGATACAAGGGTTTACCCTGTTTGAAGCCGGCGCGCTGGTCGGGACGTTATTGTGGGGATGGTTATCGGATCTCGCGAATGGTCGCCGTGGGCTGGTGGCTTGCATCGCGCTGGCGTTGATCATCGCGACGTTGGGTATTTATCAACACGCCAGCAACCAGTATGTGTACCTGTCGTCGCTGTTTGCGCTGGGCTTTTTGGTGTTCGGCCCGCAGTTGCTGATTGGCGTCGCCGCCGTTGGGTTTGTGCCGAAAAAGGCTATCAGCGCCGCCGATGGCATTAAAGGCACCTTCGCTTACCTGATTGGCGACAGTTTCGCGAAGCTGGGGCTGGGGATGATCGCCGACGGTACGCCGATTTTTGGATTAACCGGTTGGGCCGGCACCTTTGCTGCGCTGGATGCCGCCGCTATCGGCTGTATTTGTCTGATGGCGATGGTCGCAGTCATGGAAGAGCGTAAGATTCGCCGCGAAAAACGTTTGCGTCAGGTACAAGCAGCCTGA
- a CDS encoding MFS transporter, giving the protein MPFPTIRFLNIPADVPPLTDRQTIDDTYRYWRRHILITLYLGYALFYFTRKSFNAAVPEILASGLMVRTDIGLLATLFYVTYGASKFLSGIVSDRSNARYFMGIGLLATGVVNILFGFSSSLWAFAVLWMANAFFQGWGAPVCARLLTSWYSRSERGSWWALWNTAHNVGGALIPMVVGAAALHYGWRVGMMIAGTLAIVAGLFLCWRLRDKPQTLGLPSVGEWRNDALEIAQQQEGAGLSRREILHKYVFANPYIWLLACSYVLVYVVRAAINDWGNLYMSETLGVDLVTANSAVTMFELGGFIGALVAGWGSDKLFNGNRGPMNLIFAAGILLSVGSLWLMPFASYVMQATCFFTTGFFVFGPQMLIGMAAAECSHKDAAGAATGFVGLFAYLGASLSGWPLARIMDVWHWTGFFAVIAVAGGISALLLLPFLRASSPRATTDVA; this is encoded by the coding sequence ATGCCTTTTCCGACCATTCGTTTTCTGAATATCCCTGCCGATGTGCCGCCGTTGACTGACCGTCAAACGATTGACGATACCTATCGCTACTGGCGCCGCCATATCCTGATTACGCTGTATTTGGGGTATGCGCTGTTTTACTTTACTCGCAAAAGTTTTAACGCCGCAGTACCGGAAATTCTCGCCAGCGGGTTGATGGTGCGTACCGATATCGGGCTGCTGGCCACATTGTTTTACGTCACCTACGGGGCGTCTAAATTCCTTTCGGGGATCGTGAGCGACCGCTCTAATGCCCGTTACTTTATGGGGATCGGGCTGCTGGCGACCGGCGTGGTGAACATTCTGTTCGGTTTTTCCTCGTCGTTGTGGGCGTTCGCCGTATTGTGGATGGCGAACGCTTTCTTTCAGGGCTGGGGCGCGCCGGTATGCGCCCGGTTACTCACCAGCTGGTATTCGCGCAGCGAACGCGGTAGCTGGTGGGCGTTGTGGAACACGGCGCATAACGTAGGCGGAGCGCTGATCCCGATGGTAGTGGGAGCGGCGGCGCTGCATTACGGCTGGCGCGTCGGCATGATGATTGCCGGAACGCTCGCGATCGTCGCCGGGTTGTTTTTATGCTGGCGGCTGCGTGATAAACCGCAGACGCTCGGCCTGCCGAGCGTGGGGGAATGGCGTAACGATGCGCTGGAGATCGCCCAACAGCAGGAGGGGGCCGGGTTATCGCGGCGGGAAATCCTGCACAAATATGTGTTCGCCAATCCGTACATCTGGTTGTTGGCTTGCAGCTACGTGCTGGTGTATGTGGTGCGCGCCGCCATCAATGACTGGGGTAACCTCTATATGTCGGAAACGCTGGGGGTTGACCTGGTGACCGCTAACTCGGCGGTCACCATGTTTGAACTGGGTGGATTTATCGGCGCGCTGGTCGCCGGCTGGGGCTCGGACAAACTGTTTAACGGCAATCGCGGCCCGATGAACCTGATTTTCGCCGCCGGCATTTTGCTGTCCGTCGGTTCGCTGTGGCTGATGCCGTTTGCCAGCTATGTGATGCAGGCAACCTGCTTTTTCACTACCGGATTCTTCGTTTTTGGCCCGCAAATGCTGATAGGCATGGCGGCCGCGGAGTGCTCTCACAAGGACGCCGCCGGTGCCGCCACCGGGTTTGTCGGCCTGTTCGCCTATCTGGGGGCGTCGCTGTCCGGCTGGCCACTGGCACGCATTATGGATGTGTGGCACTGGACCGGTTTTTTTGCGGTGATCGCCGTAGCCGGCGGTATTTCTGCGCTGTTGTTGCTGCCTTTCCTGCGGGCTTCGTCGCCGCGCGCCACGACCGACGTCGCGTGA
- a CDS encoding MbeD/MobD family mobilization/exclusion protein, with protein sequence MCIEELEARLESALQALEASVSRQQQIWQRDYQHLHLQLVQARQREADLCSRINELVTRVNMMDESPERNPLLQKINLIRAHLDALAQEASAFHRSLL encoded by the coding sequence ATGTGTATCGAAGAGTTGGAAGCACGGCTGGAAAGCGCATTGCAGGCGCTGGAAGCCAGTGTTAGCCGACAGCAACAGATTTGGCAGCGCGACTACCAGCACCTTCATCTGCAACTGGTGCAGGCCCGCCAGCGCGAGGCGGATTTGTGCTCCAGAATCAATGAGTTGGTTACCCGGGTCAACATGATGGATGAATCCCCGGAACGTAATCCATTGTTGCAGAAAATCAATCTGATCCGCGCTCACCTGGATGCGCTGGCTCAGGAAGCGTCGGCGTTTCATCGTTCGCTGCTTTGA
- the uhpB gene encoding signal transduction histidine-protein kinase/phosphatase UhpB has product MRPIATRLIAAFASCFIFCAAWFCLWSISLHLVARPDLAALLFPFGLRLGLMLQSPRRFWPVLLVSEWLLLIWLAKEVALANLPLLLVGSLLALLPVMLASRRSRRDDWHTLLLQGGALIAAALLQSLPWLSHREEALTVLLLTLTGGLTLSPTCLLIWHYLSSSTWLPLGPSLVSQPVDWRGRHLLWYLLLFVVSLWLQLGLPSELARFTPFCLALPIIALAWHYGWQGALIATLMNAIALIASQTWHEHPVDLLLSLLAQSLTGLLLGAGIQRLRELNLSLQNQLARNRRLAERLLETEEYVRRDVARELHDDIGQTITAIRTQAGILQRQAPESRNVQQSSALIEQLSLSVYDSVRRLMGRLRPRQLDDLTLEQAVRSLMREMELEAQGIVSHITWHIDETSLSEGLRVTLFRVCQEGLNNIVKHANASAVMLQAWQQDEDGRLMLVIEDDGGGLPPGSGSQGFGLIGMRERVTALGGTLQLSCTHGTRLAVSLPLPAGKES; this is encoded by the coding sequence ATGCGCCCGATTGCTACCCGGCTGATCGCCGCCTTCGCCAGTTGTTTTATCTTCTGTGCCGCCTGGTTTTGCCTGTGGAGCATCAGCCTGCATCTGGTCGCCCGCCCGGATCTGGCTGCGTTGCTGTTTCCCTTCGGTCTGCGGTTGGGATTGATGTTGCAATCCCCGCGTCGTTTCTGGCCGGTGCTGCTGGTGAGTGAATGGCTGCTGCTTATCTGGCTGGCGAAGGAAGTGGCGCTGGCGAATCTGCCGTTGCTGTTGGTGGGAAGTCTGCTGGCGCTGCTGCCGGTGATGCTGGCATCCCGGCGGTCGCGGCGGGATGACTGGCATACGTTACTGTTGCAAGGCGGCGCGTTGATTGCCGCGGCGTTGCTGCAATCTCTGCCGTGGCTCAGTCATCGCGAAGAGGCGCTCACCGTGCTGCTGTTGACGCTGACCGGCGGATTGACGCTTTCGCCCACGTGTTTGCTTATCTGGCACTATCTGTCCAGCTCGACCTGGCTGCCGCTCGGGCCATCGCTGGTTTCCCAGCCGGTGGATTGGCGCGGGCGACACTTGTTGTGGTATCTGCTGTTGTTTGTGGTGAGTTTATGGCTACAACTGGGGCTACCGTCGGAACTTGCGCGTTTTACCCCGTTTTGTCTGGCGTTGCCGATTATTGCGCTCGCCTGGCACTATGGCTGGCAGGGGGCGCTGATCGCCACACTGATGAATGCGATTGCGCTGATTGCCAGCCAGACCTGGCATGAACATCCGGTCGATTTATTGCTCTCGCTGCTGGCGCAAAGCCTGACCGGGCTGTTGCTCGGCGCGGGTATTCAGCGGCTGCGCGAGCTTAACCTGTCGCTACAAAACCAACTGGCGCGCAATCGTCGTCTGGCGGAGCGCTTGCTGGAGACGGAAGAGTACGTGCGGCGCGACGTCGCACGTGAACTGCACGACGATATCGGCCAGACGATAACCGCCATTCGCACGCAGGCGGGCATTCTCCAGCGACAAGCGCCGGAAAGCCGCAATGTGCAGCAGAGCAGCGCGCTCATCGAGCAATTATCGCTGAGCGTGTATGACTCGGTGCGTCGGCTGATGGGGCGCTTGCGCCCGCGCCAACTTGACGATCTCACGCTGGAGCAGGCGGTGCGCTCTTTAATGCGTGAGATGGAGCTGGAGGCGCAAGGTATCGTCAGTCATATTACCTGGCATATCGACGAAACGTCCCTCAGCGAAGGGCTGAGGGTCACGCTGTTTCGCGTCTGTCAGGAAGGGCTGAATAATATCGTGAAACATGCCAACGCCAGTGCGGTGATGCTGCAAGCCTGGCAACAGGATGAAGATGGGCGGCTGATGCTGGTGATCGAGGATGATGGCGGTGGGCTGCCGCCGGGCTCCGGTTCGCAAGGTTTTGGCCTGATTGGGATGCGTGAGCGCGTCACGGCGCTGGGCGGCACCCTGCAACTTTCCTGTACCCACGGTACCCGTTTAGCCGTCAGCCTGCCGCTGCCTGCCGGCAAGGAGTCGTGA